In Fervidobacterium nodosum Rt17-B1, one genomic interval encodes:
- the fabF gene encoding beta-ketoacyl-ACP synthase II, with protein sequence MERKRRVVITGMGVISPIGKSVDEFEKSLRDMVIGIDKISSFDASKLPVQIAAEVRDFKPEEYIEKKLVKRLDRYSQFALAAAKQAVEMSGLNFEDIEERVGVLVSSGMGGFITLAEQNEVLREKGPDRVSPFLIPMILINMASGVIAMEFGLKGPNFAPVSACATSIHSIALGAMLIRHGYADVIIAGGSEATIAELPIAGFASMRALSTRNDEPKKASRPFDKARDGFVMGEGAGVVILESEDFAKARGAKIIAEIKGYAMNDDAHHFSAPDPEARGSSKAMKMALEDAGLEPKDIDFVNCHATSTPAGDEVELKAIENVFGEHVKRIYVNSTKTLMGHLLGAAGATELIGAIIQMNGGFVHGMPNLEELDGPDYFNIPRQTVQANIRNFVKNSFGFGGHNASLVVGKYE encoded by the coding sequence ATGGAAAGGAAAAGAAGAGTAGTTATAACTGGAATGGGGGTTATCTCTCCTATCGGGAAGAGCGTCGATGAATTTGAAAAAAGTTTAAGAGACATGGTCATAGGTATTGATAAGATTTCGTCTTTTGATGCATCAAAACTGCCGGTCCAAATCGCCGCAGAGGTTAGAGATTTCAAACCAGAAGAGTACATAGAAAAGAAATTGGTTAAAAGACTTGACAGATATTCTCAATTCGCACTTGCCGCAGCAAAGCAAGCTGTAGAGATGAGCGGTTTGAATTTTGAAGATATTGAAGAGAGAGTAGGTGTTCTTGTATCTTCTGGAATGGGTGGATTTATAACACTAGCTGAACAAAATGAAGTGCTTAGAGAAAAAGGCCCTGATAGAGTAAGCCCATTCCTTATACCAATGATACTTATCAACATGGCGAGTGGAGTTATAGCCATGGAATTTGGATTGAAAGGTCCCAATTTCGCGCCGGTAAGTGCTTGCGCAACTTCTATTCATTCGATTGCGTTAGGTGCTATGTTGATCAGACATGGCTACGCAGACGTTATCATAGCTGGTGGTTCAGAAGCTACAATTGCGGAACTTCCAATTGCAGGTTTCGCATCGATGAGAGCGCTTTCAACACGAAACGATGAGCCTAAAAAAGCATCAAGACCATTTGACAAAGCTCGAGATGGTTTCGTAATGGGTGAAGGAGCTGGTGTGGTTATCTTGGAATCGGAGGATTTTGCAAAGGCACGTGGAGCGAAGATAATTGCGGAAATTAAAGGTTACGCCATGAACGATGATGCTCACCATTTCAGCGCGCCAGATCCAGAAGCGCGTGGTTCAAGTAAAGCTATGAAAATGGCGCTGGAAGATGCGGGATTAGAGCCGAAAGATATAGACTTCGTGAACTGTCATGCCACAAGTACGCCAGCAGGTGATGAAGTTGAATTAAAGGCTATAGAAAATGTATTTGGTGAACATGTGAAGAGAATTTACGTTAACTCCACAAAAACTCTTATGGGGCATTTATTAGGTGCGGCAGGTGCGACTGAATTAATCGGTGCTATAATTCAAATGAACGGTGGTTTTGTACATGGCATGCCAAATCTTGAAGAGTTAGATGGACCAGATTATTTCAACATTCCAAGGCAGACAGTCCAAGCGAATATAAGGAATTTTGTAAAGAACTCATTTGGATTTGGCGGGCACAACGCTTCCTTGGTGGTGGG
- a CDS encoding DegV family protein, with protein sequence MYTFITDSGFDLPRNLKLPYDIKILPLRVFVNEKEYEDKVSISSQELYNLELQGYIPTTSLPKPEIIEKTIRESAEESEEVFIITISSKLSNTYDLVKNIAISMNLKNVHVLDSKTACIKQGYVILRAMEQVKNTGKLTQADIDKFEKESLLAFFVPTLEYLYKGGRIGKAKALIGKVLNLKPILTTDSDGEVSTLGTVRSMDSAILTIQNIVNKFIESQKITDDYTVIGAYTIGSMKTHFEKLIQPYKKGLIGVTDIGSAIAAHIGPEAFGIVVGKGVHLE encoded by the coding sequence ATGTACACGTTTATAACCGATTCAGGCTTTGATTTGCCAAGGAATCTAAAATTACCGTATGATATTAAGATACTTCCACTAAGGGTTTTTGTAAACGAAAAGGAATACGAAGATAAGGTTAGTATCAGTTCCCAAGAGCTTTACAACTTAGAACTTCAAGGGTATATACCAACTACTTCATTACCAAAGCCAGAAATTATAGAAAAAACAATTAGAGAATCTGCAGAAGAAAGTGAAGAGGTATTTATAATAACAATCTCATCCAAATTGAGTAACACATACGATTTGGTCAAAAACATAGCAATATCGATGAATTTAAAAAATGTTCATGTTCTTGACTCTAAAACTGCTTGCATAAAACAAGGTTATGTTATTCTCAGAGCGATGGAACAGGTCAAAAATACTGGAAAATTAACTCAAGCAGATATCGATAAATTTGAGAAAGAATCACTGTTGGCGTTTTTCGTTCCCACTCTTGAGTATCTTTACAAGGGTGGACGCATAGGCAAGGCGAAAGCTTTGATTGGTAAAGTTTTAAATTTGAAGCCTATTTTGACAACCGATAGCGATGGTGAAGTTAGTACTTTGGGTACTGTGAGGTCTATGGACAGTGCCATATTAACTATTCAAAATATCGTTAATAAATTCATAGAGTCACAGAAAATAACCGATGATTACACAGTCATTGGTGCTTACACAATAGGTAGCATGAAAACACATTTTGAAAAGCTTATACAACCATATAAAAAAGGACTTATTGGTGTTACCGACATCGGTTCGGCTATAGCGGCTCATATAGGACCTGAAGCTTTTGGGATTGTCGTAGGTAAGGGGGTGCACTTAGAGTGA
- the acpP gene encoding acyl carrier protein, whose protein sequence is MEQRVCEIIAEQLGIDVNDVKPEKSLMEDLGADSLDIVDLVMAFEDEFGVKISDQDLSKIKTVQDVIEAIKLRA, encoded by the coding sequence ATGGAACAAAGAGTATGTGAAATCATTGCAGAGCAACTTGGCATCGATGTTAACGATGTAAAGCCTGAAAAAAGCCTTATGGAAGATCTTGGAGCCGATTCCTTAGACATCGTTGATCTTGTTATGGCATTCGAAGATGAGTTTGGTGTAAAGATAAGTGACCAAGACCTTTCAAAAATTAAAACTGTACAAGATGTTATCGAAGCTATAAAGTTAAGGGCATAA
- a CDS encoding glycerophosphodiester phosphodiesterase family protein, protein MIILGHRGIPALIKENTLESLLKAIELGADGIETDVRLTKDGTPVLIHDDNLSNFCGEDIKIKELTISELKEFRYDGMTIPTLEEFLLSVPHNKCLNLEIKEYEAGEITVELGKRYEGNVIYSSFNHDLITELKNKYTDYKFGYLFGEEHMGMSIEEIIDLFKHNTYSAHLPIKGYLSKPELFNKLLPMLREMCIKIVFWTVNSKDEIAKISEYVDYLITDDIRIFK, encoded by the coding sequence ATGATAATTCTAGGACATAGAGGAATCCCTGCTTTAATAAAAGAAAACACATTAGAATCATTACTAAAGGCTATAGAACTTGGCGCTGATGGTATTGAAACTGATGTGAGATTAACAAAAGATGGGACACCTGTACTGATTCACGATGATAATCTTTCGAATTTTTGCGGTGAAGATATCAAAATTAAAGAACTTACCATAAGTGAACTTAAAGAATTTAGATACGATGGAATGACAATACCAACACTCGAAGAATTCTTACTTTCAGTACCTCACAACAAATGCCTGAATTTAGAAATTAAAGAATACGAAGCTGGAGAAATTACAGTTGAACTTGGCAAAAGATACGAAGGAAATGTTATTTATAGTTCATTTAATCATGATTTGATAACAGAGCTAAAAAATAAGTATACCGATTACAAATTTGGGTATTTGTTCGGTGAAGAGCACATGGGAATGAGCATTGAAGAAATCATCGATTTATTCAAACACAATACTTACAGCGCGCATTTGCCAATCAAAGGTTACCTTTCGAAACCAGAACTTTTTAATAAACTTCTTCCTATGCTCAGAGAAATGTGTATAAAAATCGTGTTTTGGACTGTGAACTCAAAAGATGAGATTGCTAAGATAAGTGAATACGTAGATTACTTAATAACAGACGATATAAGAATTTTTAAATAA
- a CDS encoding amino acid ABC transporter substrate-binding protein, whose product MTRFLITIILIFTIAIFWFVNSSKYVGYIYNPRTASKDFLASGYSNLNLLAFDSESNLEKTFRMLEEKGIKIIIGPPTSAEGEMILPYLKKYNSVALSATISSTKLLNSGYIYSFTVSNKFILEKLRQLLDFLDSKKVLLVSDPSNRQYSDEFKGIFSTFEGMNLYYYNINSLKSINATDFDTVVMTIFPKDAAEVVKEMKKENPSLKFVGMDSVMAENFVNLGGQAVEGVYIIYSMGDFENPEYELISEIADFLSKHKFLSADQFKRFLKTNVIETPKGRYHYNNESIDREVKIFMVKNGKFVPVQVF is encoded by the coding sequence ATGACTCGATTTTTAATTACAATAATATTGATTTTTACAATTGCTATCTTCTGGTTTGTCAATTCTTCAAAATATGTCGGATATATTTACAACCCAAGAACAGCTTCCAAGGATTTTTTAGCATCTGGATATAGCAATCTTAATCTTCTTGCTTTCGATAGCGAGAGTAATTTGGAAAAGACATTTAGAATGCTAGAAGAGAAAGGTATAAAAATTATTATTGGCCCACCAACATCCGCAGAAGGTGAGATGATTTTACCGTACTTGAAAAAATACAATAGTGTTGCACTTTCGGCAACGATTTCTTCAACTAAGCTTTTGAATAGTGGTTACATTTATTCTTTCACGGTATCAAACAAGTTCATATTAGAAAAGTTAAGGCAACTTCTCGATTTTTTAGACTCAAAAAAGGTGCTTTTGGTTTCAGATCCATCCAACAGACAATACAGCGACGAGTTTAAAGGTATTTTTTCAACATTTGAAGGCATGAATCTTTACTATTATAATATAAATTCTCTAAAAAGTATCAACGCTACAGATTTTGATACCGTTGTTATGACAATTTTTCCAAAAGACGCCGCGGAAGTTGTTAAAGAAATGAAAAAAGAAAATCCTTCTCTTAAATTTGTTGGTATGGATAGTGTCATGGCAGAAAACTTTGTAAATTTGGGAGGACAAGCAGTAGAAGGTGTTTACATAATTTATTCCATGGGAGATTTTGAAAATCCAGAATATGAGCTTATCAGCGAAATTGCTGATTTTTTGTCAAAGCACAAATTTCTCTCAGCCGATCAATTTAAAAGATTTCTGAAGACGAATGTAATTGAAACACCTAAAGGTAGGTATCATTACAACAATGAAAGTATAGACAGAGAAGTAAAAATTTTTATGGTAAAGAATGGAAAGTTTGTTCCTGTTCAAGTCTTTTAA
- a CDS encoding tetratricopeptide repeat protein — protein sequence MRMEKLVLIFATIFCFLFVFVYSYNVNLSNKIKRMEKIIKAYELYTSESKEFANYVKENNLKELEPLLSKYMLNDIRLKIDKAKQFYREGNYSDASALLREIKDTENPWMDEIYFYLGMSLYKLGEIESSKLFLSTFMDNFQYSIYRKEALLLLKELSNDEIKKQIDKVLSSMKGL from the coding sequence ATGAGAATGGAAAAACTTGTATTAATTTTCGCAACAATATTTTGCTTTTTGTTTGTTTTTGTTTACTCTTACAACGTTAATCTATCAAATAAAATTAAAAGAATGGAAAAAATAATAAAAGCTTACGAATTGTACACTTCTGAGAGCAAAGAGTTCGCAAATTACGTTAAAGAAAATAACTTGAAGGAGCTTGAACCACTTCTGTCAAAGTATATGCTCAACGATATTCGCTTAAAAATAGATAAAGCCAAACAATTTTACAGAGAAGGTAATTACTCAGATGCGTCAGCTTTGTTAAGAGAGATAAAAGATACAGAAAATCCTTGGATGGATGAAATATACTTTTACTTAGGGATGTCACTGTATAAACTAGGTGAAATAGAGAGCTCAAAATTGTTCTTATCCACTTTTATGGATAATTTCCAATACTCAATATACCGCAAGGAAGCTCTTTTATTGCTTAAAGAATTATCAAACGATGAGATAAAAAAACAAATCGATAAAGTTTTGAGTAGTATGAAAGGGTTATAA
- the folE2 gene encoding GTP cyclohydrolase FolE2, which produces MKDVQNERDNRNIYLKRVGVKDLRYPIVVLDRTNVTQNTIATLNMFVDLPKDYRGTHMSRFIEVLNEYHLEINPKRIKEILRSLKKVLNAKRSVIEITFPFFLLKKAPVTGSESYLEYTCSFEAEMNGDHLDFSTTVTAPIHTLCPCSKEISEYGAHNQRAKCSVTFKSKEMVWIEDIIEIIEESASAPIFTLLKRADEKYVTEHAYDNPKFVEDVARDVALRLKKYDKIEWYKVEVESFESIHAHNAYACLTSDEIEKI; this is translated from the coding sequence TTGAAAGACGTGCAAAATGAAAGGGATAACAGAAATATATATTTAAAAAGAGTGGGCGTAAAAGATTTGAGATATCCTATAGTTGTCTTAGATAGAACAAATGTTACTCAAAATACGATAGCTACACTAAACATGTTTGTTGATTTGCCAAAAGACTATCGTGGAACTCATATGAGTAGATTTATCGAAGTTTTAAATGAGTACCACTTGGAGATAAACCCAAAAAGAATAAAGGAGATCCTCAGAAGTTTAAAGAAAGTTTTAAACGCAAAAAGGTCTGTTATAGAAATAACGTTCCCATTTTTTCTTTTGAAAAAGGCACCTGTGACAGGCAGCGAAAGTTATTTGGAATATACCTGCTCATTTGAAGCGGAAATGAATGGCGATCATCTTGATTTTTCAACTACTGTCACAGCGCCAATCCATACACTGTGTCCATGCTCTAAAGAAATCAGTGAGTATGGGGCACACAATCAGAGGGCAAAATGTAGTGTAACATTTAAGAGCAAAGAAATGGTATGGATAGAAGATATAATAGAAATTATCGAAGAGAGCGCAAGTGCCCCGATATTCACCCTGCTTAAGAGAGCTGATGAAAAATATGTAACTGAACATGCGTATGACAATCCAAAATTTGTTGAAGATGTCGCAAGAGATGTGGCACTGAGATTGAAAAAATATGATAAAATAGAATGGTACAAAGTAGAAGTGGAGAGTTTTGAGTCAATTCACGCACATAACGCTTACGCTTGTTTGACAAGCGATGAGATAGAAAAAATATAG
- a CDS encoding L7Ae/L30e/S12e/Gadd45 family ribosomal protein: MNISESGTSKILTYLGFAAKSGKLVYGKDMIREYITDPKIQNKLIIIATDAGPRVKKDLKIRCEINNVKYFEIFEKSTLSKATGMKEVSALGITDENLSKAIVDVLRGEQNVRGKDTNGR, translated from the coding sequence ATGAATATAAGTGAAAGTGGAACAAGCAAAATACTAACATACCTTGGTTTTGCAGCTAAATCTGGTAAGCTCGTATATGGTAAAGATATGATAAGGGAGTATATAACCGATCCAAAAATTCAAAATAAGTTGATTATAATCGCAACCGATGCTGGACCAAGGGTAAAAAAGGATCTAAAGATACGCTGTGAAATAAACAACGTAAAATACTTCGAAATTTTCGAAAAATCTACTTTATCAAAAGCTACAGGTATGAAAGAAGTTTCCGCGTTAGGAATAACCGATGAAAATTTATCAAAAGCTATCGTTGATGTTCTAAGGGGGGAGCAGAATGTCAGAGGAAAAGATACTAACGGTCGCTGA
- a CDS encoding GNAT family N-acetyltransferase — translation MSEEKILTVAEYSLIDFVQLVNKIFQDYVLPINWNVLSFKMDARENSISFSDSFVFVKNNEPVGFILISIRGKRARIDAMGVVENERGKGLAERILKHAFHHLKLKNIENISLEVAASDERAVRFYDKNGFRKVRELHTFVLENPQPENLHYSSFTSDSKYVYSVALNNELQIHRKVNWQREPISLLLADGRYNYTRLHIGNTEGYVVWGKNEDNSVFIVDLAAKSENLSNWELICNCAIDYLSKQINPSIISVVSVAEDDYLHNTLLESDFRIVFTQYEMCRKL, via the coding sequence ATGTCAGAGGAAAAGATACTAACGGTCGCTGAATATTCGCTTATTGATTTCGTTCAATTGGTGAATAAAATATTTCAAGATTACGTTTTACCTATAAATTGGAATGTATTGAGTTTCAAAATGGATGCTCGAGAAAATTCAATATCTTTTTCTGACTCTTTTGTCTTCGTGAAAAACAATGAGCCTGTTGGTTTTATCCTAATCTCAATTAGAGGAAAAAGGGCACGTATAGACGCGATGGGTGTTGTTGAAAATGAACGTGGTAAAGGATTAGCAGAAAGAATATTAAAACATGCATTTCATCACTTAAAACTCAAAAATATTGAGAACATTAGCCTTGAAGTTGCAGCATCAGATGAACGCGCCGTAAGGTTTTACGATAAGAACGGCTTTAGAAAAGTTAGAGAGCTTCACACATTTGTTTTAGAAAACCCACAACCTGAGAATTTACACTACTCATCTTTTACAAGCGATAGCAAATATGTATATTCAGTTGCCCTAAACAACGAACTCCAAATACACAGAAAAGTGAATTGGCAGAGAGAACCTATTTCCTTGCTGTTAGCTGATGGAAGATATAACTATACACGATTGCACATAGGAAATACTGAAGGTTACGTCGTTTGGGGCAAAAATGAAGACAATTCAGTATTTATAGTTGATTTAGCGGCGAAATCAGAAAATTTGTCAAATTGGGAACTTATTTGTAATTGCGCGATAGATTACTTATCCAAACAAATTAACCCAAGCATAATAAGTGTTGTTTCTGTAGCTGAAGACGATTATTTGCACAATACTTTGCTAGAAAGCGATTTTAGAATAGTCTTCACTCAATATGAAATGTGTAGAAAATTATAA
- the trhA gene encoding PAQR family membrane homeostasis protein TrhA, with protein sequence MRDFDNNEKYTIGEEIANSITHGVGALFGIAGLVVLIIFSTFTHDALKIVSAVIYGVSLMIMYLSSTLYHSIQHKKAKQIFEILDHSSIYLLIAGTYTPFTLVSLNGKIGWTMFAIVWLLTAIGIFLKVFFVKRFLILSTLIYIFLGWMIVFEFKPLISAISNTTLWLLVLGGVSYTLGTIFYVWRRLKFGHMVWHLFVLLGSFLHYFAVFNVVAR encoded by the coding sequence ATGAGGGATTTTGACAATAATGAGAAATACACTATTGGCGAAGAGATAGCAAATTCTATAACTCATGGTGTGGGGGCTTTATTTGGAATAGCAGGATTGGTTGTACTTATTATTTTTTCGACTTTTACACATGATGCACTTAAAATTGTTTCAGCGGTTATTTACGGTGTATCTCTAATGATAATGTATCTTTCGTCAACTTTATACCATTCTATACAGCACAAGAAAGCCAAGCAAATATTTGAGATACTCGATCACTCGTCAATATATCTTTTGATAGCTGGAACGTATACGCCTTTTACTTTAGTTTCACTTAACGGAAAAATTGGATGGACCATGTTTGCTATAGTGTGGTTACTTACTGCTATAGGTATTTTCTTAAAAGTATTCTTTGTGAAAAGGTTTTTGATACTCTCAACGCTTATTTATATATTTCTTGGTTGGATGATAGTATTCGAATTCAAACCTTTAATTTCGGCAATTTCAAATACAACACTATGGTTGTTAGTGCTTGGTGGGGTATCATATACGCTTGGTACAATATTTTACGTTTGGAGAAGATTGAAATTTGGGCATATGGTATGGCATTTGTTTGTTTTGCTTGGAAGTTTTTTACATTACTTTGCTGTGTTCAATGTTGTAGCTCGTTGA
- a CDS encoding cytochrome b5 domain-containing protein yields MFRKFLMVFIFFIFALNVSVYAGYLDSIFQIDKFSGEYQIISTTTLEKTPGWFSVEGVVYNLGNTNLKKHLKLSEVDSKLLTKDKIVGLLGVTYDELSKMNGKNAPTMVSVNGIVYDLSSSKSWANGNHKNQHTAGQDLTYDILKLSPHGISKIKSFPSYGVLVFTPEQLAKFDGKVNKKIYVSVYGIVYDATYSKKFSGGEHYGHDMGVDLTSEILSLQGHVNLLGKLYKIGLFVLNESMISKFDGKNAKPFVIVDNKVYDISKNPQNVQAGKVYSETPRKEWLIVGYTIK; encoded by the coding sequence ATGTTTAGAAAGTTTTTAATGGTATTTATTTTCTTTATTTTTGCTTTAAATGTCTCTGTTTACGCAGGCTATCTTGATAGTATTTTTCAGATTGATAAGTTCTCTGGAGAGTACCAGATTATTTCAACAACAACTTTAGAAAAGACGCCTGGTTGGTTTTCCGTTGAGGGAGTTGTGTACAATCTTGGAAATACAAATCTTAAGAAGCATTTGAAACTTTCAGAAGTTGATAGCAAACTATTAACGAAAGATAAGATAGTAGGGTTGCTTGGAGTAACATACGACGAGCTTTCAAAGATGAATGGTAAGAATGCGCCAACCATGGTTAGTGTGAATGGGATTGTATACGATTTGTCTTCTTCAAAATCCTGGGCGAACGGTAACCACAAAAATCAGCACACCGCCGGTCAAGATTTGACATACGATATATTGAAACTTTCTCCACACGGTATCTCAAAAATTAAGAGTTTTCCATCGTACGGTGTTCTTGTTTTTACACCAGAACAACTCGCAAAATTTGATGGAAAAGTGAATAAGAAGATTTATGTTTCCGTTTATGGAATAGTTTACGATGCAACGTATTCTAAAAAATTTTCCGGTGGAGAACATTACGGACACGATATGGGAGTTGATTTGACGAGTGAAATACTATCATTGCAAGGACACGTAAATCTCTTGGGAAAACTTTACAAAATAGGGCTTTTTGTACTTAATGAAAGCATGATTTCGAAATTCGATGGTAAGAACGCGAAACCTTTTGTGATTGTTGACAATAAAGTTTACGATATATCGAAAAACCCACAAAACGTTCAAGCAGGTAAAGTTTACTCAGAAACTCCAAGAAAAGAATGGTTAATTGTTGGGTATACTATAAAATAA
- a CDS encoding ABC transporter substrate-binding protein: MKRFAFVVLLLVVLSLTFAKEKIVVNSYMSDPAPRKTFAELVKMFEEKYPDYEVVVNTFAHEDFKTLLRTWLTAPEGPDVVTWFAGERMRYFAEKGLIAPVTDVFAGKKFTDFFPGSFESTCSYKDKVYFVPQSWYWWGVYYRKSVFQKYGIKEPKTWDEFLKVCDTLKKNGIIPITIGTKFPWTAAGWFDILNLRINGLDFHIKLTNGEVPYTDARVLKIFNYWKQLIDRGYLLPNHTSYEWQEAAQFLFRGEAGMYYMGQFIKDVAPESVKADLDFFRFPIIDSKVPLYEETPIDGFMMPANAKNKKGAIEFLRFIASEEAQRKFATDLGRLAAHVKVTPPDEHAKKGFNMILQTAGVAQFYDRDTNPEIAEVGMNAMIQFLTRPNDITKILQNLENSRKKIYGVK, encoded by the coding sequence ATGAAACGTTTTGCTTTTGTTGTATTGTTGTTAGTTGTTCTTTCGTTGACGTTCGCTAAGGAAAAGATTGTTGTCAACAGTTACATGAGTGATCCTGCACCGAGAAAAACATTCGCTGAGCTTGTGAAAATGTTTGAGGAAAAATATCCGGATTACGAAGTTGTCGTTAACACATTTGCCCATGAAGATTTTAAAACGCTTCTCAGGACATGGCTTACAGCGCCAGAAGGTCCAGATGTTGTCACATGGTTTGCTGGAGAACGTATGAGATACTTTGCGGAAAAAGGTTTAATAGCTCCTGTAACAGATGTTTTCGCGGGTAAGAAGTTCACAGATTTCTTCCCGGGCTCTTTCGAAAGTACTTGTTCTTACAAAGACAAAGTTTATTTTGTGCCACAAAGTTGGTATTGGTGGGGTGTTTATTACAGAAAGTCAGTATTCCAAAAATACGGAATTAAAGAACCAAAAACATGGGATGAATTCTTGAAAGTCTGTGATACGCTTAAGAAAAATGGGATAATACCAATTACGATTGGTACAAAGTTCCCATGGACTGCCGCTGGTTGGTTCGATATCTTGAATTTAAGAATTAATGGTCTTGATTTCCATATCAAATTGACAAATGGTGAAGTTCCATATACAGATGCAAGAGTTCTAAAGATTTTCAACTACTGGAAACAATTAATTGACAGAGGATACTTATTACCAAATCATACATCATACGAATGGCAAGAGGCTGCTCAGTTCTTATTCCGTGGAGAAGCTGGAATGTACTACATGGGACAATTCATAAAAGACGTCGCACCAGAGTCAGTTAAAGCTGACCTTGATTTCTTCAGGTTCCCAATTATAGATTCAAAGGTTCCTCTTTACGAAGAGACTCCTATCGACGGCTTCATGATGCCAGCTAACGCAAAGAACAAGAAAGGCGCTATTGAATTCCTCAGATTCATAGCTTCTGAAGAAGCGCAAAGAAAATTTGCAACGGACCTTGGAAGACTTGCCGCACATGTTAAAGTCACACCACCTGATGAACACGCAAAGAAAGGTTTCAATATGATTCTCCAAACAGCTGGCGTCGCTCAATTCTACGATAGGGATACAAATCCAGAGATAGCAGAAGTGGGTATGAACGCAATGATACAATTCCTTACAAGACCAAATGACATCACAAAGATCCTCCAAAACTTGGAAAATTCAAGAAAGAAGATTTACGGCGTGAAATAA
- a CDS encoding carbohydrate ABC transporter permease, with protein sequence MNKFKKKWWIPYAFLALPITFYIIWVIIPIFQTFIYSFTDWDSISPTFNFVGFQNYKDLFQDYYFLLSLKNNFYWMIGFVFISIPLGLGFAMLMDQKFPGHKVYKSLVYLPMTLSFVVIGQIWSWILEPRNGALNTFLRAIGLSNLARPWISDPNIVTFSLIAAALWRQVAYAMILFLAGLQGVSKEHVEAAYVDGANSFQRFWHVILPELRPATVIAITVNIIDSLRAFDIVFVMTRGGPFYSSSVMANYMYIKAFHNYNMGYGSAIAVIQFLITLVFIIAYLNNVLKKEERE encoded by the coding sequence ATGAATAAATTTAAGAAAAAATGGTGGATACCTTACGCTTTTTTAGCTTTGCCGATTACTTTTTACATTATTTGGGTTATCATTCCAATTTTCCAAACTTTTATATATAGCTTCACAGATTGGGATAGTATATCTCCAACATTTAATTTCGTTGGATTTCAAAATTACAAAGACCTTTTCCAAGATTATTACTTTTTACTCTCTTTGAAAAATAATTTCTACTGGATGATAGGATTTGTATTTATCTCTATCCCTCTTGGTCTCGGATTTGCTATGCTTATGGATCAAAAATTCCCCGGGCACAAAGTTTATAAGTCTCTTGTTTATTTACCGATGACTCTCTCTTTCGTTGTTATTGGTCAAATCTGGTCTTGGATTTTAGAACCACGAAATGGTGCGTTAAATACATTCTTGAGAGCTATCGGCCTTTCCAATTTAGCAAGGCCGTGGATTAGTGACCCGAATATAGTGACGTTTTCTCTAATAGCCGCGGCACTTTGGAGACAAGTTGCTTACGCAATGATTCTTTTCTTGGCAGGTTTACAAGGAGTTTCCAAAGAGCATGTTGAAGCAGCTTACGTTGATGGGGCAAATTCGTTCCAAAGATTTTGGCATGTTATACTTCCTGAGTTAAGGCCTGCGACTGTTATAGCGATTACGGTGAATATAATAGACTCTTTGAGAGCATTCGATATAGTTTTTGTAATGACTCGTGGAGGTCCGTTCTATTCTTCAAGTGTTATGGCTAATTATATGTACATAAAAGCGTTTCATAATTACAATATGGGATACGGTTCCGCTATAGCTGTTATACAATTTTTGATAACTCTTGTGTTTATAATAGCTTATCTCAACAATGTTCTTAAGAAGGAGGAAAGGGAATGA